In Streptomyces chartreusis NRRL 3882, the following are encoded in one genomic region:
- a CDS encoding ABC transporter ATP-binding protein, with translation MGEPSAAEPEHSDAQAESGEPVIATRALTKRYRGGQLAVDGLDLTVPAGSVFGFLGPNGSGKTTTIRMLMGLIEPTSGTATVLGQPMPRATRAVLPHVGALIEGPALYGFLSGRDNLVRYDSADPAADPRTRKARVAAALDRVGLTAAAGKKAKAYSLGMKQRLGLAAALLQPRRLLVLDEPTNGLDPQGMREIRTLIRELASDGTTVFLSSHLLDEIEQVCTHAAVMTQGRLITQGAVAELSAGARGRLVVTTPDPAEAARVLKEQGVGDVVVTADRVTGEPPDRDLAEVNAALVTAGVRVRGFTVRRASLEDAFVALTGEGFDVAG, from the coding sequence ATGGGCGAACCGTCCGCCGCGGAGCCGGAGCACAGCGACGCGCAGGCCGAGTCCGGGGAACCGGTCATCGCCACCCGCGCGCTCACCAAGCGCTACCGTGGCGGACAACTCGCCGTCGACGGCCTCGACCTGACCGTCCCGGCGGGCAGTGTCTTCGGCTTCCTCGGCCCCAACGGCTCCGGCAAGACCACCACCATCCGCATGCTGATGGGCCTCATCGAGCCCACCTCCGGCACGGCAACGGTGCTCGGACAGCCCATGCCCCGGGCCACCCGCGCCGTGCTGCCGCACGTCGGCGCCCTCATCGAGGGGCCGGCCCTGTACGGCTTCCTCTCCGGCCGCGACAACCTCGTCCGGTACGACTCCGCCGACCCGGCCGCCGATCCGCGCACCCGGAAGGCCCGGGTCGCCGCCGCGCTGGACCGGGTGGGCCTGACGGCCGCCGCGGGCAAGAAGGCCAAGGCGTACTCGCTGGGCATGAAGCAGCGCCTGGGCCTCGCGGCCGCGCTGCTCCAGCCGCGCCGGCTGCTCGTGCTCGACGAGCCGACCAATGGCCTCGACCCGCAGGGCATGCGCGAGATCCGCACCCTGATACGGGAGCTGGCCTCGGACGGCACGACCGTGTTCCTCTCCTCCCACCTGCTCGACGAGATCGAGCAGGTCTGCACGCACGCGGCCGTGATGACGCAGGGCCGTCTGATCACGCAGGGCGCGGTCGCCGAGCTGTCCGCCGGGGCGCGCGGTCGGCTGGTGGTGACCACGCCGGATCCGGCCGAGGCGGCCCGGGTGCTGAAGGAGCAGGGCGTCGGCGACGTCGTCGTCACGGCGGACCGGGTGACCGGCGAACCACCGGACCGCGACCTCGCCGAGGTGAACGCCGCGCTGGTCACGGCCGGTGTGCGCGTCCGCGGATTCACGGTCCGACGGGCCTCGCTGGAGGACGCGTTCGTGGCGCTGACCGGGGAGGGTTTCGATGTCGCAGGCTGA
- a CDS encoding LolA family protein — protein sequence MAPYASDDSTTAGEVDEQRSGRRKAARYVVPVTVVGVAAATIGLVPALADSGDPDLPKITAQQLIEKIAKSDVQQLSGTVKISTDLGLPDLGGLESSLMSGAASRDRGGSSADPTAKLTELASGTHTLRVAADGPDKQKLSLLENAAEYSIIHNGKDVWGYDSKSNEVYHGTASDSPERGKDQQPPATPKDFAEEALKATDDTTSVSVDGTAQVAGRDAYKLVIKPKQSGSTVGAVTVAVDAKTGMPLKFTLTPASGGAAVVDAGFTQVTFGKPAASTFDFTPPKGAKVTEEKDAGKGSDKDFGKGFEKGGPREHAPRAEEHLGKGLDGMKTIGEGWSSIATFDTGGHGVPSGKAGGDLGGFVNSLGDKVAGKFGSGTVFSTRLVNALITDDGKVYVGMVTKDALVKAADAGK from the coding sequence ATGGCACCGTACGCATCCGACGACAGCACGACCGCCGGGGAGGTCGACGAGCAGCGCTCCGGGCGGCGCAAGGCCGCGCGGTACGTCGTCCCGGTCACGGTGGTGGGGGTGGCGGCCGCGACGATCGGGCTGGTCCCCGCACTCGCCGACTCCGGTGACCCCGACCTCCCGAAGATCACCGCACAGCAGCTCATCGAGAAGATCGCCAAGTCGGACGTCCAGCAGCTGTCCGGCACCGTGAAGATCAGCACGGACCTCGGCCTGCCGGACCTCGGCGGGCTGGAGAGCAGCCTGATGTCCGGTGCCGCGAGCCGGGACCGGGGCGGCTCCTCCGCCGATCCGACGGCCAAGCTCACGGAACTGGCCTCCGGCACGCACACCCTGCGTGTCGCGGCCGACGGCCCGGACAAGCAGAAGCTGTCGCTGCTGGAGAACGCCGCCGAGTACAGCATCATCCACAACGGCAAGGACGTCTGGGGCTACGACAGCAAGTCGAACGAGGTCTACCACGGCACCGCCTCCGACAGCCCGGAGCGCGGGAAGGACCAGCAGCCGCCGGCCACGCCCAAGGACTTCGCCGAGGAGGCCCTGAAGGCCACCGACGACACGACCTCCGTGAGCGTGGACGGCACCGCCCAGGTCGCCGGCCGGGACGCCTACAAGCTGGTCATCAAGCCCAAGCAGTCCGGCTCGACGGTCGGCGCGGTCACCGTGGCCGTGGACGCGAAGACCGGCATGCCGCTGAAGTTCACGCTGACCCCGGCGAGCGGCGGCGCCGCCGTCGTCGACGCGGGCTTCACCCAGGTCACCTTCGGCAAGCCGGCCGCGTCGACCTTCGACTTCACCCCGCCCAAGGGCGCGAAGGTCACCGAGGAGAAGGACGCCGGCAAGGGCTCCGACAAGGACTTCGGCAAGGGCTTCGAGAAGGGCGGGCCGCGCGAGCACGCCCCCAGGGCCGAGGAGCACCTCGGCAAGGGCCTCGACGGCATGAAGACCATCGGCGAGGGCTGGAGCTCCATAGCCACCTTCGACACCGGCGGCCACGGCGTGCCCTCCGGCAAGGCCGGCGGCGACCTCGGCGGCTTCGTGAACTCGCTCGGCGACAAGGTCGCCGGCAAGTTCGGCTCCGGCACGGTCTTCTCCACCCGCCTGGTCAACGCCCTGATCACGGACGACGGCAAGGTCTACGTGGGCATGGTCACCAAGGACGCGCTGGTGAAGGCGGCCGACGCCGGGAAGTAA
- a CDS encoding polyprenyl synthetase family protein: MTDVGPFGLSVRDQALEADVQAGLAAVEEGLLEATKSEVPFITEAAQHLVRAGGKRFRPLLVMLSAQFGDRYAPGIVPSAVVVELTHLATLYHDDVMDEAAVRRGVASANARWGNSVAVLTGDFLFARASHILADLGPEAVRVQAEAFERLVTGQILETAGPQDGRDPVEHYLDVLGGKTGSLVAVSCRFGAMMSGADDTVVDVLTQYGERLGVAFQLADDVLDIASDSHESGKTPGTDLREGIPTLPVLRLRERAARLGLADDIALCELLDSDLTDDDRHAEALRLLRAHPALEQARRDTVRYAQDARSALAPLPECAAKTALVELSDAVVHRAG; this comes from the coding sequence GTGACCGACGTCGGGCCGTTCGGGCTGAGCGTGCGGGACCAGGCTCTGGAAGCCGATGTCCAGGCCGGGTTGGCGGCTGTCGAGGAAGGCTTGCTCGAGGCCACCAAGAGTGAGGTGCCCTTCATCACGGAGGCCGCCCAGCACCTGGTCCGGGCCGGCGGCAAGCGGTTCCGTCCGCTGCTCGTGATGCTCTCCGCCCAGTTCGGCGACCGGTACGCGCCCGGGATCGTGCCGTCGGCCGTCGTCGTGGAGCTGACCCACCTCGCCACGCTGTACCACGACGACGTGATGGACGAGGCCGCCGTGCGGCGCGGGGTGGCGAGTGCGAACGCCCGCTGGGGCAACTCCGTCGCGGTCCTCACCGGCGACTTCCTCTTCGCCCGCGCCTCGCACATCCTGGCCGACCTCGGCCCGGAGGCGGTGCGGGTGCAGGCCGAGGCGTTCGAGCGGCTGGTGACCGGGCAGATCCTGGAGACGGCCGGACCGCAGGACGGCCGCGACCCGGTCGAGCACTACCTGGACGTGCTGGGCGGCAAGACCGGCTCGCTGGTGGCGGTGTCGTGCCGGTTCGGCGCGATGATGTCCGGCGCCGACGACACGGTCGTGGACGTGCTGACCCAGTACGGCGAGCGGCTCGGCGTCGCCTTCCAGCTCGCGGACGACGTCCTGGACATCGCCTCCGACTCCCACGAGTCCGGCAAGACGCCCGGCACCGACCTGCGCGAGGGCATCCCCACGCTGCCGGTGCTGCGGCTGCGCGAGCGCGCGGCCCGGCTCGGGCTCGCGGACGACATCGCCCTGTGCGAGCTGCTGGACTCCGACCTCACCGACGACGACCGGCACGCCGAGGCCCTGCGCCTGCTGCGGGCCCACCCCGCGCTGGAACAGGCCCGGCGGGACACCGTCCGCTACGCCCAGGACGCCCGCTCGGCGCTGGCCCCGCTGCCCGAGTGCGCCGCGAAGACGGCGCTGGTGGAGCTGTCCGACGCGGTGGTGCACCGGGCCGGTTAG
- a CDS encoding LysM peptidoglycan-binding domain-containing protein, with the protein MPRGKHRRPRTSQITRRVVAAGTGGAALTLPLLGATHASAAEPAQSAESVSQAAQPAKSLTYTVTKGDTLYRIAEKYDVSGGWKQLYKDNRAAVGDNPKLIHPGLKLKVKTAKADAVKKTATKASAPAKPAAKPAGGVAQATQASAKTYANNLDGWIREALDIMAQKGIPGSYDGIYRNVMRESSGNPLAINNWDSNAAAGTPSKGLLQTIDPTFQAYHVDGTSWDPFDPVANITAACNYAAARYGSIDNVNGPY; encoded by the coding sequence ATGCCCCGAGGCAAGCACCGTCGCCCCAGAACCAGCCAGATCACCCGTCGCGTCGTGGCCGCCGGCACCGGCGGAGCGGCACTCACCCTCCCGCTGCTCGGCGCGACGCACGCCAGCGCCGCCGAGCCGGCCCAGAGCGCAGAGTCCGTGTCGCAGGCGGCCCAGCCCGCCAAGTCCCTCACGTACACCGTCACCAAGGGCGACACGCTCTACCGCATAGCGGAAAAATACGACGTGTCGGGCGGCTGGAAGCAGCTCTACAAGGACAACCGCGCCGCCGTCGGCGACAACCCGAAGCTGATCCACCCGGGTCTGAAGCTGAAGGTGAAGACGGCCAAGGCGGACGCCGTGAAGAAGACGGCGACCAAGGCCTCCGCCCCCGCCAAGCCGGCCGCGAAGCCCGCCGGTGGCGTCGCCCAGGCCACCCAGGCCTCGGCGAAGACCTACGCCAACAACCTGGACGGCTGGATCCGCGAGGCGCTGGACATCATGGCGCAGAAGGGGATTCCGGGTTCGTACGACGGCATCTACCGCAACGTCATGCGGGAGTCGTCCGGCAACCCCCTGGCGATCAACAACTGGGACTCGAACGCCGCCGCCGGCACCCCGTCCAAGGGTCTCCTCCAGACCATCGACCCGACCTTCCAGGCCTACCACGTGGACGGCACGTCGTGGGACCCGTTCGACCCGGTCGCCAACATCACGGCGGCCTGCAACTACGCGGCGGCCCGCTACGGCTCGATCGACAACGTCAACGGCCCGTACTGA
- a CDS encoding Cof-type HAD-IIB family hydrolase — MAAPIAYSLIATDLDGTLLRGDDTLSDRSLAALARVADAGAQHLVVTGRPAPRVRPLLDDLGCTGLAVCGQGAQVYDAGADRLLWSITLDRELAETALGKIEAEVGQVYAAVDQDGVDGLTLIEPGYLMPHPTLPAVRVDRRDELWGEPISKVLLRHPYLTDDELAATARSVVGSLATVTMSGPGTVELQPCGITKATGLALAAEHLGLRPADTVAFGDMPNDIPMFDWAAHGVAMANAHPELKAVADEITLSNEDDGIAVVLERLLGGTAQYGPLTLSIEP; from the coding sequence ATGGCCGCACCCATCGCATATTCACTCATCGCCACCGACCTGGACGGGACGCTGCTGCGCGGCGACGACACCCTGTCCGACCGGTCCCTCGCCGCGCTCGCGCGGGTGGCGGACGCCGGTGCCCAGCACCTCGTGGTGACGGGCCGGCCGGCGCCGAGAGTGCGGCCGCTCCTGGACGACCTCGGCTGCACGGGGCTCGCGGTGTGCGGGCAGGGCGCGCAGGTGTACGACGCCGGCGCGGACCGGCTGCTGTGGTCCATCACCCTGGACCGGGAGCTGGCGGAGACCGCCCTCGGCAAGATCGAGGCCGAGGTGGGGCAGGTGTACGCCGCGGTCGACCAGGACGGGGTCGACGGGCTCACGCTCATCGAGCCGGGCTATCTCATGCCGCACCCGACCCTGCCGGCGGTACGGGTCGACCGGCGCGACGAGCTGTGGGGCGAGCCCATCAGCAAGGTGCTGCTGCGCCACCCCTACCTGACGGACGACGAGTTGGCGGCGACGGCCCGGTCGGTGGTCGGTTCACTGGCGACGGTGACCATGTCGGGGCCCGGCACGGTCGAACTCCAGCCGTGCGGGATCACCAAGGCGACGGGCCTGGCGCTGGCCGCCGAGCACCTGGGGCTGCGGCCGGCGGACACCGTCGCCTTCGGGGACATGCCCAACGACATCCCGATGTTCGACTGGGCCGCCCACGGCGTCGCCATGGCCAACGCCCATCCCGAACTCAAGGCCGTGGCCGACGAGATCACCCTGTCGAACGAGGACGACGGCATCGCCGTCGTCCTCGAACGACTGCTGGGCGGGACGGCTCAGTACGGGCCGTTGACGTTGTCGATCGAGCCGTAG
- a CDS encoding GNAT family N-acetyltransferase, which yields MRVAGPGELGEGEKERWRALRAAAETPRNPFMEPEFTEAVGLVRPQARVAVVYEGLEPAGFLPHERGPLGQGRAIGLGVSDAQGAILRPGLRLDTGELLRGCSLSSFAFDNLEAEQRLFVRYAAEEHATYVIDVEKGYETYESVLRAQSPKFLKTTLAKERRLGRQVGELRFVFDEREPAALRTLMGWKSAQYRRTGRRDRFAQEWITRLVGRLAETRAPECSGTLSVLYAGQRPLAAHFGLRSASVLACWFPAYDPECAKYSPGLVLHLRMAEAAAAEGIGMLDLGRGAAEYKDALKTGELPVYEGAVTRPGVGAALHWLSREPARRAHSFVRARPGLAALAARTLKSAARLRRT from the coding sequence GTGCGTGTGGCTGGGCCCGGGGAACTCGGCGAGGGGGAGAAGGAGCGTTGGCGCGCGCTGCGCGCGGCGGCGGAGACACCGCGCAACCCCTTCATGGAACCGGAGTTCACCGAAGCCGTCGGCCTGGTGAGGCCCCAGGCGCGGGTCGCGGTGGTGTACGAGGGGCTGGAGCCGGCCGGCTTCCTGCCCCATGAGCGGGGCCCGTTGGGGCAGGGCCGGGCGATCGGGCTGGGCGTCTCGGACGCGCAGGGCGCGATCCTGCGGCCCGGCCTGCGTCTGGACACGGGCGAACTGCTGCGGGGCTGCTCGCTGTCCAGCTTCGCCTTCGACAACCTGGAGGCCGAGCAGCGGCTGTTCGTCCGGTACGCGGCCGAGGAGCACGCCACCTACGTCATCGACGTGGAGAAGGGCTACGAGACGTACGAGTCGGTGCTGCGCGCCCAGTCGCCGAAGTTCCTGAAGACCACCCTGGCCAAGGAGCGCAGGCTGGGCCGGCAGGTCGGCGAGCTGCGGTTCGTGTTCGACGAGCGCGAGCCGGCCGCGCTGCGCACGCTCATGGGATGGAAGTCGGCGCAGTACCGCAGGACGGGCCGCCGGGACCGGTTCGCCCAGGAGTGGATCACACGGCTCGTGGGGCGGCTGGCCGAGACCCGGGCGCCGGAGTGCAGCGGCACGCTGTCCGTGCTGTACGCCGGCCAGCGCCCGCTGGCCGCGCACTTCGGGCTGCGCTCGGCGTCGGTCCTGGCCTGCTGGTTCCCGGCCTACGACCCGGAGTGCGCGAAGTACTCGCCGGGTCTGGTGCTGCACCTGCGCATGGCCGAGGCGGCGGCCGCCGAGGGCATCGGCATGCTCGATCTGGGGCGGGGCGCGGCCGAGTACAAGGACGCGTTGAAGACGGGCGAACTGCCCGTGTACGAGGGTGCGGTGACGCGCCCGGGGGTGGGCGCGGCGCTGCACTGGCTGAGCCGCGAGCCGGCGCGCCGCGCACACAGCTTCGTCCGCGCCAGGCCCGGGCTCGCGGCGCTGGCCGCGCGGACCCTGAAGAGCGCGGCTCGGCTGCGCCGTACCTGA
- a CDS encoding glycosyltransferase, protein MARSARAQEEIRRFLDIEAVQVAELDLDGDEAVLRPGPGSPPVTYGEVFALVRRGGRPVGTLLGRVPEGADAKAVLAARARAECADAASPGRASQSGEPPYTSVVVATRERAGQLARALDSLLAQDHPRFEVVVVDNAPVTSETRELIERKYAERVRYVCEPVPGLAVAHNTGLTAARGEVVAFTDDDVVADPRWLTELTAPFAADPGLGCSTGLILPARLTTPAQVLLESHGGFAKGFTPRTYDPARPPGDEPLFPFTAGRFGSGANMAFRTAVLRSVGGFDPATGAGTAARGGDDLYGFVRVLAQGHRLRYTPSALVWHHHRETWRDLETQAYGYGAGLTAYLTAVLVNRPGLLPAFLAKLPRGLAHARALTAVRDTEGGGAPGDHDTRTHPWPRRLSRLQRRGMVYGPVGYLRARRALRARVQRVQRVQGAR, encoded by the coding sequence ATGGCCCGTTCGGCACGTGCGCAGGAGGAGATACGGCGGTTCCTGGACATCGAGGCGGTCCAGGTCGCCGAGCTGGACCTGGACGGTGACGAGGCGGTGCTCAGACCGGGCCCGGGGAGCCCGCCGGTGACGTACGGCGAGGTGTTCGCACTGGTCAGGCGGGGCGGGCGGCCGGTGGGGACGCTGCTCGGGCGGGTGCCGGAGGGGGCGGACGCGAAGGCGGTGCTCGCGGCGCGGGCGCGGGCGGAGTGTGCGGACGCGGCGTCGCCGGGCCGGGCGTCGCAGTCCGGGGAGCCGCCGTACACGAGTGTCGTCGTCGCCACCCGGGAGCGTGCCGGGCAGTTGGCCCGGGCACTGGACTCGCTGCTGGCGCAGGACCATCCCCGGTTCGAGGTGGTCGTCGTGGACAACGCCCCGGTGACGAGCGAGACGCGGGAGCTGATCGAGCGGAAGTACGCCGAGCGCGTGCGGTACGTCTGCGAGCCGGTGCCCGGCCTCGCGGTCGCGCACAACACGGGGCTCACGGCCGCGCGGGGCGAGGTCGTCGCGTTCACCGACGACGACGTGGTCGCCGACCCGCGCTGGCTCACCGAGCTGACCGCGCCCTTCGCCGCCGACCCCGGACTCGGGTGCAGCACCGGGCTGATCCTGCCCGCGCGGCTGACCACCCCGGCCCAGGTGCTGCTGGAGAGCCACGGCGGCTTCGCGAAAGGCTTCACTCCAAGGACGTACGACCCGGCGCGTCCGCCGGGCGACGAGCCGCTGTTCCCGTTCACGGCGGGGCGGTTCGGCTCCGGTGCCAACATGGCCTTCCGGACGGCCGTCCTGCGTTCCGTCGGCGGTTTCGACCCGGCCACCGGTGCCGGCACGGCAGCCCGGGGCGGCGACGACCTCTACGGCTTCGTCCGCGTCCTCGCCCAGGGCCACCGGCTGCGCTACACCCCGTCCGCACTGGTGTGGCACCACCACCGGGAGACCTGGCGCGACTTGGAGACCCAGGCCTACGGGTACGGCGCCGGACTCACCGCCTACCTCACCGCGGTGCTCGTGAACCGCCCCGGGCTGCTGCCGGCGTTCCTCGCGAAACTGCCCCGGGGGCTCGCCCACGCCCGCGCGCTGACCGCCGTACGCGACACGGAGGGTGGCGGGGCGCCGGGCGACCACGACACGCGGACGCATCCGTGGCCGCGGCGGCTGTCGCGGTTGCAGCGCCGGGGGATGGTGTACGGGCCTGTCGGATATCTGCGAGCGCGGCGGGCGCTGCGCGCGAGGGTTCAGAGGGTTCAGAGGGTTCAGGGGGCGAGATGA
- a CDS encoding polysaccharide deacetylase family protein produces the protein MDDPPDWIAEFTVTPKQFAAHLDAVVRSGRTPVTISAIADHLAGRATLPPRPVLLTFDDGFADLPGPTAEALAERALPATAYLTTGAIAPGGRSLLPPAPMMTLDRAAELERYGMEIGSHTVTHAQLDTLSGKDLAYELRSSKAVLEDALGHEVRHLAYPHGYNSPRVRAMSARAGYETATAVRHALSSDRDERYRIARLIVRRTHTVADVEGWLAGAGARVAPYRDGPKTIAWRWYRRARAVVHGPEFAG, from the coding sequence ATGGACGATCCGCCGGACTGGATCGCCGAGTTCACGGTCACGCCGAAGCAGTTCGCCGCGCATCTCGACGCCGTGGTCCGCAGCGGCCGTACGCCCGTCACGATCAGCGCGATCGCCGACCATCTGGCCGGGCGCGCGACCCTGCCGCCCCGGCCCGTGCTGCTCACCTTCGACGACGGCTTCGCCGATCTGCCCGGCCCCACCGCCGAGGCGCTTGCCGAGCGGGCGCTGCCCGCCACCGCCTATCTCACCACCGGCGCCATCGCCCCGGGCGGCCGCAGTCTGCTGCCGCCCGCGCCGATGATGACCCTGGACCGGGCGGCGGAGCTGGAACGTTACGGCATGGAGATCGGCAGCCACACGGTCACGCACGCGCAGCTCGACACGCTGTCCGGCAAGGACCTGGCGTACGAACTGCGCTCGTCGAAGGCGGTGCTGGAGGACGCCCTCGGGCACGAGGTCCGTCATCTCGCCTATCCGCACGGCTACAACAGCCCGCGCGTGCGGGCGATGTCGGCCCGGGCCGGTTACGAGACGGCGACCGCCGTGCGGCACGCGCTCAGCTCCGACCGCGACGAGCGCTACCGCATCGCCCGGCTCATCGTCCGGCGTACCCACACCGTCGCCGACGTCGAGGGCTGGCTGGCGGGTGCGGGCGCCCGGGTCGCGCCGTACCGGGACGGGCCGAAGACGATCGCCTGGCGTTGGTACCGGCGGGCCCGCGCCGTGGTGCACGGACCCGAGTTCGCGGGCTGA
- a CDS encoding glycosyl hydrolase, which translates to MTSATVVSAVLVGVLALRDASGPDPGAAGSKADCRPTALLEPPCGAWFGAFVPHERDDLPEKVRAYEKRVGRELDIVYTYHDMSLPEGTRREGQLLTPEEQRVGEDHLLLLSWESKWWGGTKEQQPTWKQIASGELDKTVIDVQARRIKDYGKKVFLSFDLEMDTRTPANGTPAEYVKAYRHIHDRFRELGVDNVVWTWITTGYLDHAEEMKRMYPGDEYVDWIGYNQYNYYHCHNTGWLTFAQTQHSVHDWIRANISDDKPLMLSEFGTAADPARPQRQAEWYAQVPGVLKGLDGVKAALQWNYRDPGPHCNLALANDAAWKSLRKAVADPYFNQPLK; encoded by the coding sequence ATGACGTCCGCCACGGTCGTCAGCGCGGTCCTGGTCGGAGTGCTCGCCCTCCGGGACGCCTCCGGGCCGGACCCGGGAGCCGCCGGCTCCAAGGCGGACTGCCGCCCCACGGCGCTCCTGGAACCGCCCTGCGGCGCCTGGTTCGGGGCGTTCGTGCCGCACGAGCGGGACGACCTGCCGGAGAAGGTGCGCGCCTACGAGAAGCGCGTCGGCCGTGAACTCGACATCGTGTACACGTACCACGACATGTCCCTGCCCGAGGGCACCCGCCGCGAAGGCCAGCTGCTCACCCCCGAGGAGCAGCGCGTCGGCGAGGACCACCTGCTGCTGCTGTCCTGGGAGAGCAAGTGGTGGGGCGGCACCAAGGAGCAGCAGCCGACCTGGAAGCAGATCGCCTCCGGCGAGCTGGACAAGACCGTCATCGACGTCCAGGCCAGGCGCATCAAGGACTACGGCAAGAAGGTGTTCCTCTCCTTCGACCTGGAGATGGACACCCGCACCCCGGCCAACGGCACCCCCGCCGAGTACGTGAAGGCGTACCGGCACATCCACGACCGGTTCCGCGAACTGGGCGTCGACAACGTGGTGTGGACGTGGATCACCACCGGCTACCTCGACCACGCCGAGGAGATGAAGCGGATGTACCCCGGCGACGAGTACGTCGACTGGATCGGCTACAACCAGTACAACTACTACCACTGCCACAACACCGGCTGGCTCACCTTCGCGCAGACCCAGCACTCCGTGCACGACTGGATCCGCGCGAACATCTCCGACGACAAGCCGCTGATGCTCTCGGAGTTCGGCACCGCCGCGGACCCGGCCCGCCCGCAGCGGCAGGCCGAGTGGTACGCGCAGGTGCCCGGCGTGCTGAAGGGCCTGGACGGCGTCAAGGCCGCCCTCCAGTGGAACTACCGCGACCCCGGACCGCACTGCAACCTGGCCCTGGCGAACGACGCGGCCTGGAAGAGCCTGCGCAAGGCGGTCGCCGACCCGTACTTCAACCAGCCGCTGAAATGA